The Thiosulfativibrio zosterae genome has a window encoding:
- a CDS encoding septation protein A, with protein MKLLFDLFPVILFFIAFKLYGIYVATAVAIAASVVQVSYMYLKHKTVEKMHLITLAIIVVMGGATLILHDEVFIMWKPTVINWGFALVFLGSHFIGKKPIIRRMMDGSLSLPDNIWVKLSAMWIVFFIFSGFLNLYVAYNYDTDTWVNFKLFGLMGLTLVFIVIQGIYISRYLKPEDEDSLQAVSDKELDILSQVELDSIHSHDAQKNNDDKPSSKTF; from the coding sequence ATGAAACTTTTATTTGATCTTTTTCCCGTTATTCTATTTTTTATTGCCTTTAAGCTCTATGGCATCTATGTAGCCACCGCAGTTGCCATCGCAGCATCGGTTGTTCAGGTCAGTTATATGTACCTCAAACATAAAACCGTTGAGAAAATGCACCTTATTACCCTCGCGATTATCGTTGTCATGGGGGGTGCAACACTGATTTTGCATGATGAAGTTTTTATTATGTGGAAACCAACCGTGATCAACTGGGGATTTGCTTTAGTCTTTTTGGGTAGCCATTTCATTGGCAAAAAACCCATCATCAGACGTATGATGGACGGATCGCTCAGCCTTCCAGATAACATCTGGGTCAAATTGAGTGCCATGTGGATAGTGTTCTTTATTTTCTCAGGCTTTTTAAACCTGTATGTGGCTTATAACTACGATACAGACACTTGGGTAAACTTCAAACTGTTTGGTTTGATGGGCTTAACACTGGTATTTATTGTGATTCAAGGGATTTATATTTCGCGTTATTTGAAACCTGAAGATGAAGACAGTTTACAAGCCGTTAGCGACAAAGAATTAGACATCCTAAGCCAAGTGGAATTGGACAGTATTCACAGCCATGATGCCCAAAAAAATAACGATGATAAACCTTCGTCCAAAACCTTTTAA